In Harmonia axyridis chromosome X, icHarAxyr1.1, whole genome shotgun sequence, a single window of DNA contains:
- the LOC123685841 gene encoding piggyBac transposable element-derived protein 3-like produces MAVDERLYTRGRSGTGLLLHELIDLIENDEDISATNIAICPPDELPGADTDKDSDLSDEEVVGDFDHLPARILRSQVEMQNPEIDDDHGNPVVQDENHSEEPRPTTSSQTRVRSTKRKRPTERTWKPKMNGLSSSIPELECEYRPVAEDLLKETVKSPIEAFRAYFSEDLLSHIVTETNRYAMQKLVHNLNATAEEMITFVGIMLMSGYHPLPYRRLYWKQDPDVHSHLVSDAIRRNRFDELISFIHLANNENNDGSDKMYKVRPIFDHLNNSFKQISPGPTISIDESMIPYYGRHGCKQFIRGKPIRFGFKLWVAADPSGYIHHVEPYCGSSTRLPETGLGQGGDVVIGLVDHMKLSKGIRLYFDNLFTSVGLLEELSSRGLGGTGTLRENRCSVSMKLPDKKTWKNKPRGETSTSSSGDILAVRWNDNNVVTVLTNCDNVHPMSKSNRYSRIEKKVISVKVPGPIARYNSNMGGVDLSDQFLASYRNRIRSKKWWWPYFSWTVDVCSTQGWLLYRRLGHDIPLLDFRRQCAIFILKSYGSPPMVAGVRSSLEFTPALEEIRKDRTDHFIEKGESKYRRCKVCGRRTIFVCKKCEVPVHPDECFKIFHDVK; encoded by the exons ATGGCCGTCGATGAGAGATT GTATACTCGTGGAAGATCAGGCACtggattacttcttcatgaatTAATTGACCTTATCGAGAACGATGAGGACATATCAGCCACCAATATAGCCATATGTCCACCTGATGAACTTCCTGGTGCAGATACAGATAAGGACTCTGATTTATCGGATGAAGAGGTAGTTGGAGATTTTGACCACCTTCCTGCCCGTATATTACGCTCTCAGGTGGAAATGCAGAATCCAGAAATCGATGATGATCACGGCAATCCAGTCGTCCAAGATGAGAACCATTCAGAAGAACCTAGACCGACGACTTCTTCGCAGACAAGAGTAAGAAGCACCAAACGTAAGCGTCCCACAGAACGTACTTGGAAGCCGAAAATGAATGGGTTATCTTCAAGTATTCCTGAACTTGAATGCGAATACCGACCGGTAGCAGAAGATCTTCTGAAAGAAACGGTAAAAAGCCCTATTGAGGCTTTTAGGGCTTACTTCTCGGAAGATTTATTGAGTCATATCGTAACCGAAACTAATCGTTATGCTATGCAGAAACTCGTTCACAACCTGAATGCCACTGCTGAAGAAATGATTACATTTGTCGGAATTATGTTGATGTCAGGTTACCACCCTCTTCCATATAGAAGACTCTACTGGAAACAAGATCCAGATGTTCATTCGCACTTAGTTTCCGATGCCATCCGTCGAAACCGATTCGATGAACTGATAAGTTTTATTCACCTTGccaacaatgaaaacaatgatggaaGTGATAAAATGTACAAGGTCCGACCTATTTTTGATCACCTCAACAACTCTTTCAAACAAATCAGTCCTGGGCCCACTATTAGTATCGACGAGAGTATGATTCCTTATTACGGAAGGCATGGGTGCAAACAGTTTATTCGCGGAAAACCTATCAGATTTGGGTTCAAGTTATGGGTTGCCGCGGATCCATCTGGatacatccatcatgttgaacccTATTGTGGAAGTTCAACTCGTCTTCCAGAAACTGGACTCGGTCAAGGAGGTGACGTAGTAATTGGACTTGTAGACCACATGAAATTGTCAAAGGGTATTCGACTCTACTTTGACAATCTTTTTACATCGGTTGGGTTGTTGGAAGAGCTTAGTTCTAGAGGACTTGGTGGAACTGGTACTCTGCGTGAGAATCGCTGTAGTGTTTCAATGAAACTTCCAGATAAAAAAACGTGGAAAAATAAACCCAGAGGTGAAACATCCACCAGTTCTTCAGGAGATATTTTAGCAGTCCGTTGGAATGACAACAATGTTGTTACTGTACTTACTAATTGTGATAATGTACATCCTATGTCAAAGTCAAACCGATActccagaattgaaaagaagGTCATTTCTGTCAAAGTACCAGGTCCTATTGCTCGTTACAATAGTAACATGGGTGGAGTAGATCTTTCTGATCAATTTTTGGCTTCCTACCGAAACAGAATCAGGTCGAAAAAATGGTGGTGGCCTTATTTCTCTTGGACTGTGGATGTATGCAGCACACAAGGTTGGTTACTGTATCGTCGCCTTGGGCATGATATTCCTCTATTGGATTTCAGACGTCAGTGtgctattttcattctgaagtcTTACGGCAGTCCTCCAATGGTAGCAGGAGTTCGATCATCTCTAGAGTTCACACCAGCTctcgaagaaataagaaaagatcgaacagatcatttcatcgaaaaaggTGAATCCAAGTATCGCCGTTGTAAAGTATGTGGCAGGCGTACAATTTTTGTATGCAAGAAGTGTGAAGTTCCTGTTCATCCTGATgagtgtttcaaaatttttcatgatgtaaaataa